In a genomic window of Equus przewalskii isolate Varuska chromosome 4, EquPr2, whole genome shotgun sequence:
- the LOC103545249 gene encoding GTPase IMAP family member 5-like isoform X2 — MEGLQRSRYGTIVEDRGEDNQFGTSSSLRILLVGKTGSGKSATGNSILCQPAFESRLAAQSVTRTCQKATGTWNGRNILVVDTPSIFEAKAQNQETYKDIGDCYLLSAPGPHVLLLVTQLGRFTAQDTLAVRRVKEIFGAGAVRHMVVLFTHKEDLGGDSLDEYVANTDNHSLRSLVQECGRRYCAFNNRATGEEQREQLAQLMAVVERLEKEREGAFHSNDLFFDAQMLQREGAGVGGGDHRRYLARVQLQVEKQRRDLTESESNWVLKALLRAKNWMLAHLGISAVIVICTLIFLAVLINLCISHGH; from the exons ATGGAAGGGCTTCAGAGGAGCAGATACGGAACTATAGTTGAAG ACAGAGGAGAAGATAATCAGTTTGGAACATCGTCCTCATTGAGGATCCTCCTGGTGGGCAAAACAGGCAGCGGGAAGAGCGCCACAGGGAACAGCATCCTCTGCCAGCCAGCGTTTGAGTCCAGGCTGGCGGCCCAGTCCGTGACCAGGACGTGCCAGAAGGCGACAGGCACCTGGAACGGGAGGAACATTCTGGTGGTTGACACGCCCTCCATCTTTGAGGCCAAGGCCCAGAACCAAGAGACCTACAAGGACATTGGGGACTGCTACCTGCTCTCGGCCCCAGGGCCCCACGTGCTGCTGCTGGTGACCCAGCTGGGGCGCTTCACTGCCCAGGACACGCTGGCGGTGAGGAGAGTGAAGGAGATCTTTGGGGCAGGAGCCGTGAGACACATGGTCGTCCTCTTCACCCACAAGGAGGACTTAGGGGGCGACTCCCTGGACGAGTATGTAGCGAACACGGACAACCACAGCCTGAGGAGCCTGGTCCAGGAGTGCGGGAGGAGGTACTGCGCCTTCAACAACCGGGCCAccggggaggagcagagggagcagctggcCCAGCTGATGGCCGTGGTCgagaggctggagaaggagcGCGAGGGCGCCTTCCACAGCAACGACCTCTTCTTTGATGCACAGATGCTCCAGCGAGAGGGGGCCGGGGTGGGTGGAGGAGACCACAGGCGCTACCTGGCCAGGGTGCAGTTGCAGGTGGAGAAGCAGAGGCGAGACCTGACAGAGAGTGAGAGTAACTGGGTGCTCAAGGCGCTCCTCAGAGCCAAGAACTGGATGCTTGCTCACCTTGGAATATCTGCTGTTATTGTCATATGCACTTtgatttttcttgctgttttaatTAACTTGTGTATTTCTCATGGACACTGA
- the LOC103545249 gene encoding GTPase IMAP family member 5-like isoform X1 has product MSPKKRMEGLQRSRYGTIVEDRGEDNQFGTSSSLRILLVGKTGSGKSATGNSILCQPAFESRLAAQSVTRTCQKATGTWNGRNILVVDTPSIFEAKAQNQETYKDIGDCYLLSAPGPHVLLLVTQLGRFTAQDTLAVRRVKEIFGAGAVRHMVVLFTHKEDLGGDSLDEYVANTDNHSLRSLVQECGRRYCAFNNRATGEEQREQLAQLMAVVERLEKEREGAFHSNDLFFDAQMLQREGAGVGGGDHRRYLARVQLQVEKQRRDLTESESNWVLKALLRAKNWMLAHLGISAVIVICTLIFLAVLINLCISHGH; this is encoded by the exons ATGTCGCCTAAG AAGAGAATGGAAGGGCTTCAGAGGAGCAGATACGGAACTATAGTTGAAG ACAGAGGAGAAGATAATCAGTTTGGAACATCGTCCTCATTGAGGATCCTCCTGGTGGGCAAAACAGGCAGCGGGAAGAGCGCCACAGGGAACAGCATCCTCTGCCAGCCAGCGTTTGAGTCCAGGCTGGCGGCCCAGTCCGTGACCAGGACGTGCCAGAAGGCGACAGGCACCTGGAACGGGAGGAACATTCTGGTGGTTGACACGCCCTCCATCTTTGAGGCCAAGGCCCAGAACCAAGAGACCTACAAGGACATTGGGGACTGCTACCTGCTCTCGGCCCCAGGGCCCCACGTGCTGCTGCTGGTGACCCAGCTGGGGCGCTTCACTGCCCAGGACACGCTGGCGGTGAGGAGAGTGAAGGAGATCTTTGGGGCAGGAGCCGTGAGACACATGGTCGTCCTCTTCACCCACAAGGAGGACTTAGGGGGCGACTCCCTGGACGAGTATGTAGCGAACACGGACAACCACAGCCTGAGGAGCCTGGTCCAGGAGTGCGGGAGGAGGTACTGCGCCTTCAACAACCGGGCCAccggggaggagcagagggagcagctggcCCAGCTGATGGCCGTGGTCgagaggctggagaaggagcGCGAGGGCGCCTTCCACAGCAACGACCTCTTCTTTGATGCACAGATGCTCCAGCGAGAGGGGGCCGGGGTGGGTGGAGGAGACCACAGGCGCTACCTGGCCAGGGTGCAGTTGCAGGTGGAGAAGCAGAGGCGAGACCTGACAGAGAGTGAGAGTAACTGGGTGCTCAAGGCGCTCCTCAGAGCCAAGAACTGGATGCTTGCTCACCTTGGAATATCTGCTGTTATTGTCATATGCACTTtgatttttcttgctgttttaatTAACTTGTGTATTTCTCATGGACACTGA